One Glycine max cultivar Williams 82 chromosome 4, Glycine_max_v4.0, whole genome shotgun sequence DNA segment encodes these proteins:
- the LOC100781345 gene encoding protein SOB FIVE-LIKE 5, producing MDISSSQYNSAGESGWTHYLDHSSLSESYFQMRGGIEDHGGKGARVEEEEEDLSMISDASSGPQHYHEDDGQHYCVNWYPSTSHYTKESEKKKNNNKKAKEYGNNQHPSPLDDTASSPVLNCPKKKASFSGNGAVENALDFPPCFSGTKIKKKSKFQKHFSFFERSLGGKQASEEPGGFDEGWK from the exons ATGGATATATCAAGTTCACAATACAATAGTGCTGGTGAATCTGGCTGGACACATTACTTGGATCATTCCTCTCTTTCTGAAAGTTATTTCCAGATGAGAGGTGGGATAGAAGACCATGGAGGAAAGGGAGCAAGAgtggaggaagaggaagaagatttGTCTATGATCTCTGATGCTTCATCTGGTCCTCAACATTACCATGAAGATGATGGTCAACACTACTGTGTAAATTGGTATCCTTCTACTTCTCACTACACCAAAGAatcagaaaagaagaagaacaacaacaagaaggCCAAAGAATATGGTAACAATCAACATCCTTCACCTCTTGATGACACTGCCAGTTCCCCTGTTCTTAACTGTCCCAAG AAGAAAGCCAGTTTCTCAGGGAATGGAGCAGTGGAAAATGCACTAGATTTTCCCCCATGTTTCTCGGGAACAAAAATAAAG AAAAAGTCTAAATTCCAGAAGCACTTCAGTTTCTTTGAGCGTTCTCTTGGTGGAAAACAAGCTTCAGAGGAACCAG GTGGTTTCGATGAAGGatggaaatga
- the LOC100782422 gene encoding heptahelical transmembrane protein 4, whose amino-acid sequence MTHGAYDGLIATPKKINDFVDGEDERASSKSRKGVRLWRKLKYQLIEYNSLPAYMRDNEFILGYYRADWPLKQIFLSIFSIHNETLNVWTHLIGFFLFLFLTIYTAMRAPMVVDFNSVQDLSEMIGKADLNMIRLDLLKCLASLPNMPEILKLNDLSESLYSLDFSSLSGWTLVELLTNCLPEQFSLNGLKGDMNMVSPLMQPITRWPFYAFLGGAMFCLLASSACHLLTCHSQRLSYIMLRIDYAGIAALIATSFYPPVYYSFMCNPFFCYLYLGFITLMGITTIVFSLLPFFQKSEFRKYRASLFFLMGFSGVAPIIHKLILHKHQPEALQTTGYEILMGVLYSLGALIYVTRIPERWMPGKFDIAGHSHQLFHILVVAGAYTHYHDGLIYLRWRDSQGC is encoded by the exons ATGACACATGGTGCATATGATGGGTTGATTGctacacccaaaaaaattaatgattttgttgATGGTGAAGATGAAAGAGCAAGTTCAAAGTCACGGAAGGGAGTAAGACTatggagaaaattaaaatatcagctTATAGAATACAATTCACTGCCAGCCTACATGAGGGACAACGAATTTATATTGGGCTATTATCGAGCAGATTGGCCATTGAAGCAGATCTTCCTTAGCATTTTCTCAATTCATAATGAGACACTTAATGTCTGGAC GCATTTGATTGGgttcttcctttttctctttctcaccATATACACAGCTATGAGAGCTCCAATGGTTGTGGATTTCAATTCTGTTCAAGATTTGTCTGAAATGATAGGGAAAGCTGATTTGAATATGATTCGTTTAGATCTCTTAAAATGCCTGGCTTCACTGCCCAACATGCCCGAGATTCTCAAATTAAATGACTTGAGTGAATCTCTTTATTCTTTGGACTTCTCCTCATTATCAGGTTGGACTCTTGTGGAACTTCTCACCAATTGCTTGCCTGAGCAGTTTTCCCTA AATGGTCTGAAAGGTGACATGAACATGGTATCCCCCTTAATGCAACCGATTACAAGGTGGCCTTTCTATGCCTTCTTAGGTGGGGCTATGTTCTGCTTGCTAGCCAGCAGCGCATGCCACCTCCTTACTTGCCACTCACAGCGCCTTTCCTACATCATGCTCAGAATTGACTATGCTGGGATTGCTGCATTGATTGCAACTTCATTTTACCCTCCTGTGTATTACTCATTTATGTGCAATCCCTTTTTTTGCTACCTCTACTTGGGCTTCATAACACTAATGGGGATTACTACTATtgtcttctctcttctcccatTTTTCCAAAAGTCCGAGTTCAGGAAGTACCGCGCTTCCCTCTTCTTTTTAATGGGGTTTTCAGGTGTGGCACCAATAATACATAAGCTGATACTGCACAAGCATCAACCTGAGGCCTTGCAAACTACTGGTTATGAGATACTAATGGGAGTTCTTTATAGTTTGGGAGCACTAATCTATGTCACAAGGATACCAGAGAGGTGGATGCCTGGCAAGTTTGACATTGCTGGCCACAGTCACCAACTCTTTCATATCTTGGTTGTGGCAGGGGCATACACACACTATCATGATGGGTTGATCTATCTAAGATGGAGAGATTCTCAAGGTTGCTAG